The genomic region GACTTCCCTATTCTTGCTAAAAATGCTTTAGTTGATGCTTGTGCATTCACTAATCCAAAAGAAGGAACAATTGAAGAAGTTATTGAAATATATAGAAGTGCTATGTAATTAGCCTCAAAAAAAGCCTCCTTTTTTAATAAAGGGGGCTTTTTTCTTTCCATTCTTTATATTCATCTAAGGTTTTTTGAAACCTTTTTACTCCCCAAGTAATTATTGCAGTATCATCTAACAGTCCTGTCAATGGAGTTATATCTGGTATTAAATCAAAAGGATTTAATACATATATAACAATTCCTATAAAAATTCCCATTTCTTTTTTGGAAATTTTATAATTTTTGTTTTTTACATCACCAATAAGAGAGATTATTATTTTAAAATCCTTTCCTAAAGGACCAAACAATTGAGCTTTATTAAAAGCTTTTTTTAATGACTTCGATGATAAATTTAATTTTTTATTTTTTTCAATTAAAGAAACTATTTTACTTACCATATTTATCCCCTAAAATTGTATATATTAATATTATACCATATAAGTCGAATTTTGTAAAATTACCGACTTAATAGCGACATAAATGTGTAAACGTTCTATTTTTATGGTATAATTTAAAGTCTTTTCTATATAAATTAAAGGTGGTGTAATAATGAAATGCAAGTTTATATTTTCTTTTATTTTATTGGTTCTATCTGGCTGTGCCATGATTCCAAAAATAAAGGAAAACAAGATTCAAGATATTTCCACTATAAAAACCCAATCTTTAGAAAATAATTTAGTTTTTCAAAGAAATAAGTGGTGGAATATTTATGAAGATAAAAACTTAAATAATTTAATGGATGTAATTTTAAAAAACAATTCCGATTTAAAAATTGCTCAATTAAATATTGAAAAATCCAATGAATACATAAGTTTATCAAAATCTAAAGAGGGCCCTACTGTTGATTTAGCTGGTAATTATCAAAGGGAACGATTAAATTTAGCTCAAAGATTTCCTGCAGGTGGACAAAAAATTGTAAATCTTTATAATCTAAATTTAAAAGGAAATTATCCAATTGATATATTTGGAAAATATTCAAACTTGAATAAAGAAGCTCAGTATAAGAGTTCTGCAGCTAAAATGAGCAAAAATCTTATTCAATTAAATCTTTCTACAAAAGTAACTCAACTTTATGGTTACTGGAAATATTTAAATTATGAAAATGAAAATTTAAATGAAAAAAATATTATTTTAAAAGAAATGATTGCCATGGAAAAAACCAATGTTGATATTGGAAATTCTACAAAGGAAAATCTTTTAAACTTAAAGAATATTTATATTCAAAATCAAATCCTTTTAGAAAAAAATAAATTAAATTTAGAACTTACTAAAAATAGTATTTATTTACTAGGAGGAAATAATATTAATGAAGAAATTTCTAAAATCTTAGAATCTGCTAAAAATTCATCAAATATTTTAATGACAAATTTAAATATTCCAAGTTCTATTTCTTCAGATATTGTTATAAATAGACCAGATGTTCAATATTATTTATTTTTAATTGATGCTCAAAAATCTAAATTAAAATCTTTAAAAGCTGATTTTTATCCTCAAATTTCTTTAACTGGAAATTTTGGTTATACATCTCTTAAGTATTCAACTTTATTTGATTCTTATTCTGTTTTAGGATCAATTGGACCAAGTTTATATTTACCAATTTTTAGATCTGGAGCAATTAGAAGTAATTATAAAATTGCAGGAACTGATTTAAATATTTTTATAGAAAATTATAATAAAACTGTAATTAATGCTTTTAATAATATAAATAATGAACTTGCTAAAACTAAAACTAGTTCTAGAAATTTAAACCTTACAAAGGATGCCTTTAAAAACACAACTGAAATTTTTAAAGAAAATGCTAAAAAACATAACTTGGGATATCTATCAAATTATATGTATTTAAATACTAAGTTTGATTGGCTAAATAGTGCTCTTCAAGAAAAACAAGCTTATCTACAAAATTATAATGAACAATTGGGATTGATAAATGCTGTAGGTGGATCTTTTCAAAGTAAGATAAATGTTGGAGGAAATAATGGAAACTAATAATCAAATAAAAAACAAAAAAATAGCTAAGAAAAAAATAGGAATATTTTTGTTTCTTTGTGCTATTCTTGCCCTTTTATATTTTTTATATTGGAACTTCTATGGAAAATCACATATAGAAACTGAGGATTCTTATGTTAATGGAAATCAAACTACTGTAACTTCACAAATTTCAGGACCAATAAAAAATATTTATTTTAACAATACTACTGTTGTTAAAAGAGGACAGCTTTTAGCTACAATTGATGATACTAACTATAAAATATCTTTAGCTTTAGCTGAAGCTAATCTAGGAAAAGCTGTAAAAGATTATTATTCTTTACAACTTAATTTAGAAAAATCTAAAAATGATGTTCTTGTAAAAGAAAATAATTTAATAAAAACAACAGCAGATTATCACAGAGCATTAAAAGCTTTTAAAAATGGAATTTTAAGTAAAGAAAAATATCAAACTGCATTAAACCTTTATAAAAATTCTCAAATTGCTTTAGCTTTAAGTAAGCAAAATATGGAAACTGCAAAATTAACAAGTTCGTCTCAAGATATTTATTCTCACCCTATAGTTAAAAGTGCCATTGAAAAATATAAAAATGCAACTTTAAATTTAATGAGGACTAAAATATATGCTCCTGTAGAAGGTACTATTACAAAAAAAGCTGTGGAATTAGGTCAAGAAGTTCAAACAGGACAAAATCTTGTTACTGTTATTAACTTAAATAATATTTGGGTAGATGCAAATTTTAAAGAAACTCAAATGAAAAATATAAAAATAGGAAATGAAGTAACTTTAAAAAGTGATTATAATGGAAAAGAATATAAAGGAGTTGTTACAGGTATATCTCCAGGAAGTGGTAGTGCTCTTTCTTTATTACCAGCACAAAATGCAACTGGAAACTGGATTAAAATAGTTCAAAGAGTCCCTGTAAGAGTTGAAATTGAAAAAACTTCTTTAGAAAATAATGGAACTATTCCTGTAGGAACATCTATAACTACTACAATTAATACAAATAAAAATGAAAATATTGAAAAACAGGCTTATATGAATGAAACTAATTTCTATAAAATAAATAATAATACTTTTATGGATAAAGTAAATCAGATTATAAAAATGAATTCTGGGAAGTGATATAAATGAGAACACTTAAATCCACAGAATTAGTATTAGCAACT from Cetobacterium ceti harbors:
- a CDS encoding HlyD family secretion protein; the protein is METNNQIKNKKIAKKKIGIFLFLCAILALLYFLYWNFYGKSHIETEDSYVNGNQTTVTSQISGPIKNIYFNNTTVVKRGQLLATIDDTNYKISLALAEANLGKAVKDYYSLQLNLEKSKNDVLVKENNLIKTTADYHRALKAFKNGILSKEKYQTALNLYKNSQIALALSKQNMETAKLTSSSQDIYSHPIVKSAIEKYKNATLNLMRTKIYAPVEGTITKKAVELGQEVQTGQNLVTVINLNNIWVDANFKETQMKNIKIGNEVTLKSDYNGKEYKGVVTGISPGSGSALSLLPAQNATGNWIKIVQRVPVRVEIEKTSLENNGTIPVGTSITTTINTNKNENIEKQAYMNETNFYKINNNTFMDKVNQIIKMNSGK
- a CDS encoding YkvA family protein → MVSKIVSLIEKNKKLNLSSKSLKKAFNKAQLFGPLGKDFKIIISLIGDVKNKNYKISKKEMGIFIGIVIYVLNPFDLIPDITPLTGLLDDTAIITWGVKRFQKTLDEYKEWKEKSPLY
- a CDS encoding TolC family protein, which translates into the protein MKCKFIFSFILLVLSGCAMIPKIKENKIQDISTIKTQSLENNLVFQRNKWWNIYEDKNLNNLMDVILKNNSDLKIAQLNIEKSNEYISLSKSKEGPTVDLAGNYQRERLNLAQRFPAGGQKIVNLYNLNLKGNYPIDIFGKYSNLNKEAQYKSSAAKMSKNLIQLNLSTKVTQLYGYWKYLNYENENLNEKNIILKEMIAMEKTNVDIGNSTKENLLNLKNIYIQNQILLEKNKLNLELTKNSIYLLGGNNINEEISKILESAKNSSNILMTNLNIPSSISSDIVINRPDVQYYLFLIDAQKSKLKSLKADFYPQISLTGNFGYTSLKYSTLFDSYSVLGSIGPSLYLPIFRSGAIRSNYKIAGTDLNIFIENYNKTVINAFNNINNELAKTKTSSRNLNLTKDAFKNTTEIFKENAKKHNLGYLSNYMYLNTKFDWLNSALQEKQAYLQNYNEQLGLINAVGGSFQSKINVGGNNGN